The Brachypodium distachyon strain Bd21 chromosome 4, Brachypodium_distachyon_v3.0, whole genome shotgun sequence nucleotide sequence GGGCAAAATGCTAAGCTTGAAGCTGCTTAGAAGGAGCAGATGTGCTGTGTAACCACCTACAATTCACCTCGTCATCCATGGTCACACAGGCATGGAAATTGCATAGATTTGCCACCTGAGTTACCTTTGTATGATTATTGTACTTAGATTACATATACTCCCATCCATTAATATGAGGTGTGTTTTGACTATCTTAGTTTGAGCTTTGATCAACAATCAATCCAATAATGTAAGAATCATTTGACTCAAAATTGATGCTTTGACTTTGTATTCGTTAGCATATTTCTCATGCTTGGGTTCTGTAACCATTAAGAAAACTTGTAGTATGAAATTCACTGTCAAAGTTTGACCCTGGACAATCAAATTGTGCCTTCTATGCCTGAATGGAGGGGGTAATTTTGAAAAGCAACGGATTTAATATCTACCAGAGGCTGCATGCGTTATGTTCAAAATGGTAAGTAGAGGAgacaacacaagaacacaaagCTCACTTTCTAAGCATGATCGCTATCTTCGTGTAGCTCCTATAAAGATGTCATACAGCCGTGGCATGAAGCACAATTAGAATTGTTAAGACATGTTAGGGTAATCTAATTTATTTATCAGTAGGGCATTTATCTAGTACTTCTAACGCACAGCTGCAGGCATTTATCTAGCACTTGTCAAGCATAGCTGCAGATTTGACATTACGAGTGGTGTTTGGACGAGGGACGCCAGCATTGACGATAACTTCCATCGCTTCGAGAGCAATCTACCATGATATTCCTTGGTGGTGTTCCATGAAGCCTACCAACACCATGATCTCTCTTTCGAGAGCCATCATCCTTGCTGGTGCTCCACGAAGCTAGAATCTTGACGAGCGAACTTCCAGATTCATCTTTTCGTCCTTGTTGGCTTGCTTCATGATTTTCATCCTCCCGAAATTCATCATCCGAATCTTTTCGTTCTTGTAAGCTTGCTGCATTAGTTTCATCATCAGAAAAATCATCGTCTGAAGGGGTAGGAGGTTGATAGAGCGGCACTTTATCAGTTTCTTGACGAGGGTCACTAGAGCTGGATACAGGACCAAGTTCTTCCCAGGCTAGGTCATCCCCATTACCTTGGTTTTCGTCGCCCTTGTAGCTGGCCTGGCCATTTCTGTTTCTGGCAGGCCTTGCAAAAGGAGAACTACCACCTGATTTACTGGAAGGTAAAGGAGCAGATCCTCCTCTCTGGGGGAGTGTAAGTAGGAAATGGAAAGTTTCTGAATTAGATTCTTGAATCCATTTCTTTTCAGAGACTAAGAGATGTACTAACTGATGGAGGTTTTTCTTGTCAAGGCCTTTGAGAGGCCAACAGCCTTGCTTCTGCAGTCCATGTGCTAACTCATGCCTACCAAAAATAAGCAACTATCTGAGTAATACTTTCTAAACAAATAGTAAAGCGATAATTTCACATCACATTTCAGATCAATCCTTGTCCTCCATAGGATGAAAATTCAGGCTTGCATGAGATGAAATTATTGTACTGCAACTTGATGAATACAATACGTTTGTTTTGAGACTATATGTTTCACAAGCATGCGGACAGCCAGACATCATAACCATTCTGTGAAATACCATCAAACCATCAATACAAGATTCATTTCAATAAGAACAATATATATCATGAACATAGAGGTGGAAAGTGTTTTTTCGGCAAAAGATACTAATaactacaatttttttaatttttatacCCCAGGCAGGCAGGGATATGCTTCTGCTAACACTTGTGCGCAAGCCGTTTGCTTGCAAAATAGCATGGGGATCACCCAAGGAAAATCACACATCAATGTTTGATGTGGCAATCACATTGAAGCTTATTGGTTGCTGGTAATCAGGATGGGGCTAATGCATATAGACTTTCTAATAAGTTGGAGAACACAAGGCCTCGGCACAGGTTCCTAAACTAGAGAATCCAATCAATATGAGCAAAATTTAACTATATGCACCTTGTCATTTTTATGAGTGCAAGCATTTTCAACAAAACTGTACAATATCTGTAGCTTGCTGCTAACATACTACAGGTTACGTTATCTATCACATGTCATGATATGCTAATTCTAGAATTTAATTCTGCAACATCACCAACATTTATGCTGAGTAGATATAAGAAATACGTGGAGGTGCAGGAAAAATAGATTTACCTTGTCTTTGCTTCTGAAACAAGTTTTGATCCATGAGGGGTTAACAAATATTGTTCTAGTGCATCCCAGAAGTAAGACTTTTCAAACAGTTCAGCTCCTACTTGCTGTCCACTTGCACTGTCAGGTCTCTTAACAAACGCAGATCCTTTATCTAAGTCTTCCTTTGTTTCATCAGTGACATCTGTATAATCAGTATTCTCTTGCGTGGCAGATTTTCCAGATGACCACCACCTTGCTGCCCAGCTAAATATGCCGTAATTGGTTTCTCCAAGACCTCGTACATTTTCAGCTTTGCTAGATTGATTCTTTGAATTTGCAAAATTCTCCTTGACATTTAAATCAGAAAGTTTAGTGGAAGGGAAGTTTGACAAACTCGTACCAACTGCTGAATGGCTACCAAGATCCTTCACATCTAGATTGTCAGTTCTGGACACATTCTTGTTGATCGTTTCAAAATGTCTGTTATGTTGGTCAGTATTATGCCCTCCATGACGTGCTACATTATCAGATCCCTTAGAATGATAAGTCTCAGGCATAGTGGGGCTAGGGCCATTCCACAGAATCCGAATCCTTTCAAATAGCCCTTTTTTACTAGTACCTTGCAACCCTGGCAGGGGAGTTCCAGAAGCGGTCACCGCATCAGCTTCCATGTGGCACGCAGGTGGTTCTGATTGTGTAATAAAATCTATGGGTGGGGCTTTCCTTTGGTCTCTAGATAATGAATCAGACAGGGAAGACCGAGTATCAACTGCtggaattttcttttgctcTGCAGACAATATATCTGATGGAGAAGATGGAACACTAGACGATGGTGACTTCACAGTCTTCGACTCATTGAGGCATTTTACCTCACCATTACTTTCACCAGACTCAATGATCTTAAAGTTTTTTTCACCAACTACAGCCGGTAGACTATCACCCGGCAGAGGATCTATAAATTTGACATATTCGGGAAGAGCTCGGAGAAGATCAGTGAAAGTTTTGAAGCCAAAAAATCCTTTATCTGTAGGCACCCCGTTCCTTTTAAGCTCTGATCGAAGATCTTGAATATTAACCCCTTCAGAATAAGAGTTAAGTGTTCTCCTAATACAGTGGATTACAAATTTAGGGACTACAGGTGGATTCTCTGCCTTCTTGGTGTGCATTGGTAAAGTCATGGAATGCTTTGGTTCTGCTTGCAGGAAGGGGTCATCAAGAGCTCCCCTGTAATGACTATaccaagaagaagacaaaCCATCAGGTGGGTGGTTAAAATGTTTCGGTGAAAAACCGACCCCATTAACTAAAGCCTCCCACGGCCACATAATTGTCGCTGCACTGCAGAGAACACTGGGATCAGCAGAAGGGCAAGCTAGCAGTATGTTATAATTGCTCATCCGGAGGCGGTGCAGAATGTTTGCAAAGTCTTTATCCCCAGATATTAAGAAGAAATGGGCTGGTGGAGGGTTCTGAGCAATCCAATAGACAAGATCAGCCATGAATGATCTGTCGGAACCCTCCTTGCCACCTAGACAAGATCAACTGTATTATTAGTACCACAAGACCAAACAGCAGCACTAGATAAGTGAAACCTAAAtgtaaaataaagaaaataaataaaaatacagAGTCCAACTACTATTTAACTTGAAGTGGAAAAAGCAGCGTTGACCATCTGAAGTACTAAGAAACTAGCTGATAGTTCACACCCAAATAATTGTTACACGCACCAAAATAGCGTTTATCGCCATAATGGTAGAGCGAGCAGGCTAACCCTATACACTCGGTCCGCTTATTTACCTGCTGTGTTGGGTTAAATTTCTCCAAACACACAAATAGACTGTTTTAAATAGCTCTATTTTGTCATGTGCCACACACTTACTTTTTAATGCTAATAGAGCCTTTTTCCTGTTTTAGTGACCCCAACTTACTCCttttaaaaggaaaataaatatcTAACGCCAATTTGAAATGACCCCAAAGTAAGAAAGTTCTAATATTTATCATCTATATTTATGGAGAAGCAGAAGAAAGTGTACAACATGTATTGAACATCGATAGAACAAAATTAGTATCCTCCACTATGGTGTAATGCCAAAAAACTGAGGTGAACCCTCCACTACCAATATCATCAAAACATGCGAACATTTCTGCAGAGTGAAATTAACACCATTCCCTATTCGCATGACAGgagatgaattttttttttcaaaatgatgCGATGCGAGTAAAGGAAATGTGCgggggcaggaggaggaggcgaaggAAGGAACACCCAATCTGGGGACGTGCGAGAAGGcgacgccggtggcggcgaggcccTCCTGGACGGCGCGGGGGAGCACGTTGACGTTGCCGAAGGCGGTTATCTCGACGGGCCCGCGGACGCCGGCGCtccgcagcgccgccgtcACGCGCGGGGCCACGCGGCACGGGTTGGCGCCCGGCGGCAGGTGGCACCGCTCGAAGTCCCACCACACCGACACCTTCACCGccttgctctcctcctcccgctcggcctgctgccccatccatCGCTCGGCGGCCTGCGAGCTGAATCCTCGCAGTCCCCCCTGCACACGGAAGCGGAGAAGAAGTGCTTGTTGCGACATGGCGGCGATCGGCGGCGCTCGGTTagctcgccgcggcggcgagaatggcagcgggcggaggcggcggcggggtttCTCGAGGGCTTAAGCTGGAAGGCAAAAGAGTCTTTTCGCGTGTTGTGGTCTCCATCTTTGGGCCGGGGCTATATGGGCTGGAAACAAGTGGGCCGGgtgcaggaggaggtggaggcccATTGGGATGGAAGCCCAGGAAAGAGGGGGTAAAGGGGGCGgtggcctcggcctcggcctccgcACACGGCGGAGGGGAGCGGCAAAGGCGGGATTTCGCCGGCGTTGGTTGGGAGTGGAAGCGGGCGATTCCTTCTTCTACGGCCGGGGCGGGCGAGATGGAGACGGCGCACGAGGTGGCCATCTACATCGACCGCTTCCACAACCTCGACCTCTTCCACCAAGGGTAACGACAAGGATTCTCGATGGGACATTTTTGCTTCCTGCTTCATTTTTTTGGCCGTTTGAATAATGTGGGAATTTTTTTGCGATGAATAATGTGGGATTTTCTTGCAATTGATGAAATGCGGCATGGATTGTGCTCGGTAGaaattttggtttggtttgcaTGTGATTTTCCTTGGGTTTGAAGGAGTCATTCCTGTGGGCATTTCTACGGGGATCGTTTAATCTGGCTCCGTGCTTGGTAATTCTTTGCAGtgtagttttgtttttctgtccATTATTCTCTGAGAATCATCCTATGCAAGTTCGGTTGTTCCAAAAAGATATTCCCCATCATGTGGAGGCTGTGAATTTTGGTTCGTTCTTGAGGAATTCGCTTGTGTCTACGTGCAGATGGTACCGGATGAAGATTAGTGCAGCGTGGGAGCAGGATGAGTCCAGGGCACCCGTGTCGCCGGCCAGGGTAGCGCAATATGAAGGTTCTTGCATCTCCATGACCTGCAAAAGAAAACTCCATACTCCGTTCACGTTCTTGCATGATCATATTTTTGTTACTATATGATTTGGAGCTGCAGTGTGTGGATGGAATCATGGTAGTAAATGTCCAAATTTGTAATGAAAACTTATGTCCCAATACAGGATCAATGTATCTGTTAGATAATTGCCAGATGTGAATACCTGATGATATCCATTGCATCTGTTGGGAGGAAAAAAGTACAAAACCAACTTAGTTAGGTGGACATTGTGATTTCGGATTTTTCATAACTTCATATGTATTTGTGACTTTGTGTGCCTTACTTATCATAGGAACTAGGAAGTGTATGTTCCACAAATCCACATTGTGCGTGGGAGGGAGGGCAAGAGTTGTGATTTGTGAAGATATGATCAGCATGATTGTTCATCGTTCAACAATCATTTTACTTGCATTTGTAACCAGTCAGGTACCATGGTCAGCATGCAGATCAGCCCACAATAGTCGGAATGTTGCCCTACCTTTGATTATTCACCATTATTAGATGTGAAAAATCCATGGTTATGTTTAGCGAGCCTGGTAATGTTAAAGCAACAACTGTTAGCTATCTAGCAATGACTTATAATGATATGTTTATTACTAGCTCGTCTTGAAACAAATCCATTTGAAATGCAGAACCATTACttcttttcaatttttaaCAGAACAAATTATTAGGCTCCATTTTCAGTGCTcgtattttttttgaccagtATCCATTTgaaattgtaatttttttgggTAATAGATAATGACATACTAGATGAATTGTGCAGCTACTGATATTGGTGCGAAGCGTGCATTTGGCTTTTGGAAAATAGATGACGTTGACAACAGCTTCTATACACAGCCATTTAGAATTAAATATGCTAGACAAGATATTTATCTATCAGTTATGGTGTCTTTCTACATACCCAACAGTGAAGACGAGGTTGGGTTTTATAAATTTCCATTTTCTATCCCAATCATGTTTAGTATAGTGTGATCTGTATTGCTTTGTCTATTCTAGGGCCCAGCAACATCTTCGGTTATATTGAAGTTTGAGCTCCTATATGTTCCAACATTGGGAAACAGGTGAATGTGtattctcttttccttttttatcttGTTTTTTATGCTCTCTAGATTGTTCATTGTGGAGTGTAACATCTACAGGCCACTTTTGTCAATACTGAAGCAGGTTCCTTTTTTGTATTTAGGATTGAAACTGAAGATTCAGATGATACATATGTGGCACCTGTTCATGAATTTAGGATCCCATATAGAGCACTCCTGGGTTTACACACATATTGTCCTGTCCATTTTGACGCTTTCCACCCTGTGCTTGTTGATCTGACCATACATATAGTGTACCTGAAAGCTGGTGTGACTAAATCGTCACTGAAGGTACACAGGTTTGTGATGCTTTTAGCtttaatattatttttagatACTTGTTCTCTTATTAAGAAAGCTTGTCTGAGACTTCTACTGTAATAAAATGTAGATCTATGCTTCTAGCTTCTACTGTAATAGAAAGCAGATTATGTTTCTTATGAATTTGGTATAAACATTTACAGCTCTTTTGGCATCGCTCCTTTCATTtcatgaaatgaaatccaatttttgataggatttgatttggttgaatttgaattccgggttaaaaaattatgtttgtctaccacatggatttgtagagtgagagacaatttcagagaaatgatggcttttagaaAGGAATTAGggttagttatagtgtgattccatgaaatttcAGATTGAATTCATGTACCCAATTCCGTgccagccaaacaagttggtttctAGAATCCTAAATGAATTCTAGAATTCTaggcccaaatgatgggtgccaaacaaGCTGTTAGAGATGGCaaacatatatgatatataAATGTATCAAGAATAGGCTGCAGTAATAATCTTATGCTTGTGCCAGGCACTAGGCATATCATAGCCCTGAATAAAATTTATTCTTCCATAACTTATCCTCACATTAAATTGATTAGTAAAATGTGTCATTTAATATGCAGGCACTCGAGCAAGGTTCATGCTCAAAGGTATATGATATTATAAAGGCATTATTAACTTCCAGAGAACTGTTGCTTGGGGAAGTGAAGAAGATCAGTAATGCTCTTGGTAAGACTCTTGAAGATTTGGAGGGCACTGATTTATCACTTGGTAAATATGAGTCAATTCACCCAACAAATTTAAGCTTGTCTAGTTATACTAACGGGCTCCATGCAACCCCGAAGTGCATTGGCCATCTGACTGGTATCTTACAAGACCTTTTAGAGGTACTTCTCCTTCCGTGTTGAAAGTGAACCTTtttttatacatatatatgataATTTTGCTGATATGATAAATTCTCTTCCAACATATTTCAGACATCTGATGATGCGGCTCAGAGGTTGTACACCCTTTCCAAAGAAGAATTGTTGGAATTACTTGAAACTGTGAGTAACCAACTTTCACTTGTATGGAATGGATTCTTGAAATTTCATAGGTGAGGTTAATTGTTTTCTTGATGTTATTTCAGCATAGCATTTTCTATTGCTCTGATGTGTTAGCATGTAGCAACATGGTTTCTTAACATTTTATATTACTTCATGGCACTTCGTTTTCACTCTAAAGTATTGTTGGTCTGCTGCAGGACAAATAAAATCAAGATATTGGATTACTTGCATGATATCTGGGACATTGATCGGAAATCAGAATGGTCAATATGGATTGTTCATTCTAAAATTGAGATTCCACATCGCTACATGCAGAGTGTGGCTGACAGTACGTCTCCTCGCCATTCACTTCGGAGGGTTTCCAGTTCAAAGAAATTTCATCATGATGTAACTGCCTTCTCTTAAATCATCATGATGTAACTGCCTTCTCTTAAATCATCATGATGTAACTGTCTTCTCTTAAATCATCATGATGTAACTGTCTTCTCTTAAATCATCATGATGTAACTGTCTTCTCTTAAATGTTTACAACAAACTGACACTATTTGATGGTTCTGTATATTTTTGTAGCCTGTACAAAATGCTTCTTCACGGGCTGAGCTCCATAGAAAAAGTATAGCACAAATGAAGGTCGGTCTTCTTTTGATGTTGGAATAATTTGCAGGTGCCACACTTATCTTACAAAAAGAAGGGGGTCTAATGCAATGTCTGCTGCAGATTAATGCACGATCTGTTCAAGATATGCATATCTATGCTAATCCTTCACATGTTCCTGTTGTTCTTATAGAACAACATGTTATGGTCGTTCCACAACATGGTTATAGCAGGGATTTTTTGGCAAATGCCCCAGATCCAAAGAATAATATTGTACCACCTAAACTACAAGGAGAAACTTTAGTGGGAAATCGTAGTGGTTGTGAAAACAGTGGACACATATTACGAGCTGTCATTTTTGTGCATGGGTTTCAGGCAAGTTTCTTCGGACAGGCATGTTGGTTTTGATCTTCCTATTACATCTTTAATTGGAACTTCTACTGATGTCAAAAAACAGGGGCATCATTTGGATCTTTGTCTTATTAGAAACCAATGGTTGTTGCGTGATCCTGGAGCCGAGTGCCTATTGTCCGAGACAAATGAAGATAGAACATATGGAGATTTTAAGGAAATGGGTATAAGGCTTGCTTCTGAA carries:
- the LOC100837726 gene encoding uncharacterized protein LOC100837726 isoform X4, with product METAHEVAIYIDRFHNLDLFHQGWYRMKISAAWEQDESRAPVSPARVAQYEATDIGAKRAFGFWKIDDVDNSFYTQPFRIKYARQDIYLSVMVSFYIPNSEDEGPATSSVILKFELLYVPTLGNRIETEDSDDTYVAPVHEFRIPYRALLGLHTYCPVHFDAFHPVLVDLTIHIVYLKAGVTKSSLKALEQGSCSKVYDIIKALLTSRELLLGEVKKISNALGKTLEDLEGTDLSLGKYESIHPTNLSLSSYTNGLHATPKCIGHLTGILQDLLETSDDAAQRLYTLSKEELLELLETVSNQLSLVWNGFLKFHRTNKIKILDYLHDIWDIDRKSEWSIWIVHSKIEIPHRYMQSVADSTSPRHSLRRVSSSKKFHHDPVQNASSRAELHRKSIAQMKINARSVQDMHIYANPSHVPVVLIEQHVMVVPQHGYSRDFLANAPDPKNNIVPPKLQGETLVGNRSGCENSGHILRAVIFVHGFQGHHLDLCLIRNQWLLRDPGAECLLSETNEDRTYGDFKEMGIRLASEVVSFLKSKLEKYSRHGGCKEMKLSFVGHSIGNIIIRSALSEPKLQPYLRNLYTYMSISGPHLGYWYSSNSLFNSGLWLMKRLKGLQCMHQLTFTDEQDPQNTFFYKLCELKTLENFKNIILVSSPQVLNIISIFFLQMCSRCNTHSVG
- the LOC100837726 gene encoding protein FAM135B isoform X1 produces the protein METAHEVAIYIDRFHNLDLFHQGWYRMKISAAWEQDESRAPVSPARVAQYEATDIGAKRAFGFWKIDDVDNSFYTQPFRIKYARQDIYLSVMVSFYIPNSEDEGPATSSVILKFELLYVPTLGNRIETEDSDDTYVAPVHEFRIPYRALLGLHTYCPVHFDAFHPVLVDLTIHIVYLKAGVTKSSLKALEQGSCSKVYDIIKALLTSRELLLGEVKKISNALGKTLEDLEGTDLSLGKYESIHPTNLSLSSYTNGLHATPKCIGHLTGILQDLLETSDDAAQRLYTLSKEELLELLETVSNQLSLVWNGFLKFHRTNKIKILDYLHDIWDIDRKSEWSIWIVHSKIEIPHRYMQSVADSTSPRHSLRRVSSSKKFHHDPVQNASSRAELHRKSIAQMKINARSVQDMHIYANPSHVPVVLIEQHVMVVPQHGYSRDFLANAPDPKNNIVPPKLQGETLVGNRSGCENSGHILRAVIFVHGFQGHHLDLCLIRNQWLLRDPGAECLLSETNEDRTYGDFKEMGIRLASEVVSFLKSKLEKYSRHGGCKEMKLSFVGHSIGNIIIRSALSEPKLQPYLRNLYTYMSISGPHLGYWYSSNSLFNSGLWLMKRLKGLQCMHQLTFTDEQDPQNTFFYKLCELKTLENFKNIILVSSPQDGYVPYHSARIDLCPASSSDSSKKGQVFTEMLNNCLDQIRAPSSEERVFMRCDVSFDQSAQRRDLNTIVGRAAHVEFLENDMYARFIMWSFPEMFR
- the LOC100837726 gene encoding protein FAM135B isoform X2 gives rise to the protein METAHEVAIYIDRFHNLDLFHQGWYRMKISAAWEQDESRAPVSPARVAQYEATDIGAKRAFGFWKIDDVDNSFYTQPFRIKYARQDIYLSVMVSFYIPNSEDEGPATSSVILKFELLYVPTLGNRIETEDSDDTYVAPVHEFRIPYRALLGLHTYCPVHFDAFHPVLVDLTIHIVYLKAGVTKSSLKALEQGSCSKVYDIIKALLTSRELLLGEVKKISNALGKTLEDLEGTDLSLGKYESIHPTNLSLSSYTNGLHATPKCIGHLTGILQDLLETSDDAAQRLYTLSKEELLELLETVSNQLSLVWNGFLKFHRTNKIKILDYLHDIWDIDRKSEWSIWIVHSKIEIPHRYMQSVADSATLILQKEGGLMQCLLQINARSVQDMHIYANPSHVPVVLIEQHVMVVPQHGYSRDFLANAPDPKNNIVPPKLQGETLVGNRSGCENSGHILRAVIFVHGFQGHHLDLCLIRNQWLLRDPGAECLLSETNEDRTYGDFKEMGIRLASEVVSFLKSKLEKYSRHGGCKEMKLSFVGHSIGNIIIRSALSEPKLQPYLRNLYTYMSISGPHLGYWYSSNSLFNSGLWLMKRLKGLQCMHQLTFTDEQDPQNTFFYKLCELKTLENFKNIILVSSPQDGYVPYHSARIDLCPASSSDSSKKGQVFTEMLNNCLDQIRAPSSEERVFMRCDVSFDQSAQRRDLNTIVGRAAHVEFLENDMYARFIMWSFPEMFR
- the LOC100837726 gene encoding uncharacterized protein LOC100837726 isoform X6, whose product is MKGPATSSVILKFELLYVPTLGNRIETEDSDDTYVAPVHEFRIPYRALLGLHTYCPVHFDAFHPVLVDLTIHIVYLKAGVTKSSLKALEQGSCSKVYDIIKALLTSRELLLGEVKKISNALGKTLEDLEGTDLSLGKYESIHPTNLSLSSYTNGLHATPKCIGHLTGILQDLLETSDDAAQRLYTLSKEELLELLETVSNQLSLVWNGFLKFHRTNKIKILDYLHDIWDIDRKSEWSIWIVHSKIEIPHRYMQSVADSTSPRHSLRRVSSSKKFHHDPVQNASSRAELHRKSIAQMKINARSVQDMHIYANPSHVPVVLIEQHVMVVPQHGYSRDFLANAPDPKNNIVPPKLQGETLVGNRSGCENSGHILRAVIFVHGFQGHHLDLCLIRNQWLLRDPGAECLLSETNEDRTYGDFKEMGIRLASEVVSFLKSKLEKYSRHGGCKEMKLSFVGHSIGNIIIRSALSEPKLQPYLRNLYTYMSISGPHLGYWYSSNSLFNSGLWLMKRLKGLQCMHQLTFTDEQDPQNTFFYKLCELKTLENFKNIILVSSPQDGYVPYHSARIDLCPASSSDSSKKGQVFTEMLNNCLDQIRAPSSEERVFMRCDVSFDQSAQRRDLNTIVGRAAHVEFLENDMYARFIMWSFPEMFR
- the LOC100837726 gene encoding uncharacterized protein LOC100837726 isoform X3 — translated: MNCAATDIGAKRAFGFWKIDDVDNSFYTQPFRIKYARQDIYLSVMVSFYIPNSEDEGPATSSVILKFELLYVPTLGNRIETEDSDDTYVAPVHEFRIPYRALLGLHTYCPVHFDAFHPVLVDLTIHIVYLKAGVTKSSLKALEQGSCSKVYDIIKALLTSRELLLGEVKKISNALGKTLEDLEGTDLSLGKYESIHPTNLSLSSYTNGLHATPKCIGHLTGILQDLLETSDDAAQRLYTLSKEELLELLETVSNQLSLVWNGFLKFHRTNKIKILDYLHDIWDIDRKSEWSIWIVHSKIEIPHRYMQSVADSTSPRHSLRRVSSSKKFHHDPVQNASSRAELHRKSIAQMKINARSVQDMHIYANPSHVPVVLIEQHVMVVPQHGYSRDFLANAPDPKNNIVPPKLQGETLVGNRSGCENSGHILRAVIFVHGFQGHHLDLCLIRNQWLLRDPGAECLLSETNEDRTYGDFKEMGIRLASEVVSFLKSKLEKYSRHGGCKEMKLSFVGHSIGNIIIRSALSEPKLQPYLRNLYTYMSISGPHLGYWYSSNSLFNSGLWLMKRLKGLQCMHQLTFTDEQDPQNTFFYKLCELKTLENFKNIILVSSPQDGYVPYHSARIDLCPASSSDSSKKGQVFTEMLNNCLDQIRAPSSEERVFMRCDVSFDQSAQRRDLNTIVGRAAHVEFLENDMYARFIMWSFPEMFR
- the LOC100837726 gene encoding uncharacterized protein LOC100837726 isoform X5, with protein sequence MVSFYIPNSEDEGPATSSVILKFELLYVPTLGNRIETEDSDDTYVAPVHEFRIPYRALLGLHTYCPVHFDAFHPVLVDLTIHIVYLKAGVTKSSLKALEQGSCSKVYDIIKALLTSRELLLGEVKKISNALGKTLEDLEGTDLSLGKYESIHPTNLSLSSYTNGLHATPKCIGHLTGILQDLLETSDDAAQRLYTLSKEELLELLETVSNQLSLVWNGFLKFHRTNKIKILDYLHDIWDIDRKSEWSIWIVHSKIEIPHRYMQSVADSTSPRHSLRRVSSSKKFHHDPVQNASSRAELHRKSIAQMKINARSVQDMHIYANPSHVPVVLIEQHVMVVPQHGYSRDFLANAPDPKNNIVPPKLQGETLVGNRSGCENSGHILRAVIFVHGFQGHHLDLCLIRNQWLLRDPGAECLLSETNEDRTYGDFKEMGIRLASEVVSFLKSKLEKYSRHGGCKEMKLSFVGHSIGNIIIRSALSEPKLQPYLRNLYTYMSISGPHLGYWYSSNSLFNSGLWLMKRLKGLQCMHQLTFTDEQDPQNTFFYKLCELKTLENFKNIILVSSPQDGYVPYHSARIDLCPASSSDSSKKGQVFTEMLNNCLDQIRAPSSEERVFMRCDVSFDQSAQRRDLNTIVGRAAHVEFLENDMYARFIMWSFPEMFR